The following nucleotide sequence is from Streptomyces brevispora.
GTCTCCGTGGGAGTGGACCCGGAGGACACGTACCAAGCGCGGTGTGTCTGGGGGTACTTGCACGACTACTTCCATCACATCGGCCCGCGCCCCCTCGACCAGCATCTGGCGATCAAGACGACCTGGCGGCCCGGGCTCCTGGAGGAGCTCAAGGTCGACATGAAGTCGGCGATCGCCTGCTTCGAGGAAGAGGTCCCGTACGGCCCGATCGTCTTCGAGTACATCCTCCTGGAACGGCTGTTCCGCTACCCGGCGCAGCCCGAGCCGCTTCGCAACTTCGATGCCGGCACCGGCTTCGCACTGGGCACCTGGCTCGCTTCCCAGGGGCTGTTCACCCAGGACGATCAGGGGCGCCGCATCCTCGGGACGAAGGCCCGGATCGTCCAGTCGGTACGTGAACTCGTGCGTCTGATCGAGGAGATCGAGCGCATAGAGGATGACGCCGCCTATCGGGCCGGTGCCGTGGACTTCCTCTTCGGCACGTTGCTTCGTCGCCCCGCGACCAAACCCGACCGGTACGGCGGCCCGATCGCGCCGCTCGACCTGTGGGGCTCCGAAGTCCATGTCTGAGCCGCACCGCACCGCGGAGCTCGAAGCGATCCTCAAGGACCCGGGCTTCTGCCGTCACTCCACCGGACACACCGCCGTCGTCGACTGGGACGCCGACACCGGCTGGTCGGACCCGCGCGTCGAGCCCTGGCGCGATCTGGCGATGGACCCGGCCACCCTCGGGCTCCACTACGGGCAGGCGGTGTTCGAGGGCCTGAAGGCATTTCGTGCCATGGACGGATCGGTGCACCTGTTCCGGCCCGAGGATCATGGGCGACGACTGGCTCGGTCCGCCGCACGGCTCGCGATGGCTGAGATGCCCGCCGAGTTGTTCGCGCGGGCGTGCGCCGCCCTGGTCGCGGGCGACGAGCGGTGGGTGCCGGACGGCTACGGGCAGAGCCTCTATCTGAGACCGCTGCTCATCGCTACCGAGCCCGACCTGGGACTCCGGCCCTCGAAGCGCTACCGGTGCGTGATCCTCGCCTACCCCGCGGACCCCTGTTTCGGGGCCGGTTTCCGTCCGCTGTCGGTGACCACCTCGACCGAGACGGTGCGGGCCGTACGGGGCGGCACCGGCGAGGCCAAGTGCGCCGGGAACTACGCCGTCAGCCTCCTCACCCGCTCCGAGGCGCAGGCTTCCGGGTACGACGAGGTGCTGTGGCTCGACGGGCTCGGTCGGAGAAGGATCGAGGAACTCAGCACCATGAACGTCTTCCTCGTCTGGCGCGACGGGACGGAGCCCCGGGTGACGACCCCGCCGTGCGACGGGACCATCGTCCGCGGCCTGACCCGCGACTCGCTGCTCACCCTGGCCACGGATCGGGGGATCGCGGTCGCGGAGGAGCACACCACGATCGACGCCGTCCGCGCCGGCCTCCGCTCCGGTCGGCTGGCCGAGGTGTTCGCATGCGGCACAGCCGGTGTGGTCGTCCCGGTGGGCCGGCTCGGTATCGGTGGCGAGGACATGACCGTCGACGACGGGGGAGAGGGACCGATGACCGCGCTGCTACGGAACAGCCTGCTCGACGTCCAGCACGGACGTACGCCCGACGCACATGGCTGGCTACAGACCATCCTGCGGGCCGATGAGAACGGGGGACGTCGCGTATGAACGACAACAGCACCGACCTGAAGCACGACGCAGAGCGCGCACTGTCGAGGGTCACCGTGATCCACACCCTGGGCCCTTCGGGCACCAACCTGGAGAAGGCCGCCCATCACTGGCTCGCAGAGCGGGGGACCGCCGGGAAAGTGGTGCTCCACGCCGAGGTGGAGGACGGTCTCGACGCGATGGCTTTCGACGGCACCGAGGCCATCCTCGCCTGCGCTGTCTACCCCCGGCTGCATGACCTCGTCTTCATGAATCTGCGCCGCCTGGAAATGGTCGACAGCTTCATCCTCGACACCCACGACATGGTCCTGGCCGGGCGCCCGGACCACGCCGCCATGACCACGATCGTCAGCCACCCGGCGCCCAGCAGCCTGGTCGCAGAGCTCGGCGACGTCACGCTCACCAGCAGCAACTCCCTCGCCGCGGCGCTGTGTGCGGCCGGGCAGTACGACGCCTGCGTGACAACGGGAGCTGCCGCGGCATCCGAGGGACTGCGGCTGATCGAGAACTTCGGCCCCGTGCCCATGGTCTTCACTCTGCACGTCGGCCGGGCCTTCGCAGGCGACCCCAGCAGCGGCGCAGGGATCGGACAAGCATGAGGGAGACCACCCCTGCGCGGGACGGCCGGCCGGTCGCCCTCGCGTTCGGCACCGTCCACGGCCGGACCCCGTCCATGCGGGTCTTCGGCCGCGGCGACGCCGAGCGGTTCCTCATCGGTGCGTTCTCGGAGGTCCTGCCGTGCTGATCGTCGTCCAGCCCCTGTCGGCGGGGATCCGGCTCACCGCCCGGATGGTGGCCGCCGGGGTTCCCTGCCTCGTCCCGACCCAGTTCCCCGAGCTGCTGCCGCCCGAGGTGCGGTCCGGTGCGACCGTCGTCGACTGGCACCCCGACGCGGGCGTGGCCGGGCTGATCGGCCTGGTCGAGAAGGCCGTCGCGGACGCCGGTACCGCGCCCACCGGGGTGATCGCCGGCTTCGAGTACGCCGTGCCGGAGGCCGCCGAACTGGCCCGGACCCTCGGGCTGCCCGCGCTCGGCGCCGGGGCGGCCGAGGCCGTGCGGCAGAAGGACGTCATGCGGCGGCGGTGCGAGGAGCGAGGAGTCGCCGTCCCGCGCTCGGTCGTGGTCGGCCCCGGTACGGCGGGCCCCTGCCCGTTGCCGTTCCCGGTCGTGGTCAAGCCGGTCGACTGCGGCGGCAGCCTGATGGTGAGCCTCTGCCACGACCAGGAGGAGTACGCGCGGGCCTGCGCGGTCGTGCACGACCCCGGGGAGGACGTGCTGTTCCACCCGAATCCGCGCCGGACCGCCCTGGTCGAGGAGTACGTGGAGGGCCCCGAGTTCTCCCTCGACGGCTGGGTCGACGCCAACGGCCCGCACCTCGCGAGCGTCACCACCAAGTTCCTCTCCGCCCCGCCGGACTTCTTCGAGATGGGCCACATCGCCACGGCGCCGGAGCGCTCGCCGCACGGCGATGTCCTGGAGCGGTTCGCCCGCGAGGTCGTGGCCGCCTTCGACCTCACGGTGGGCCCGTTCCACATCGAGACCCGGATCGACCGCGACCGCGGCCCCGTCCTGATCGAGGTCGGGGCCCGGCTCGCCGGCGACAACATCCCCGAACTGGTGCTCGCCGGACCCGGCGTGGACCTGTGCGCCGCCACGGCGGACGCCGCGCGCGGGGTGCGGCACGACCCCGGCGCGCTGTCGCCGGTGAGCGCGGGTCTCGCGTTCGTCACCACCGACCGGCCCGGCACCTTCGCCGGAACGCTCACCGGTATCGGGCCCTTCACCCGGGCGGCCGAGTTCCGCGGCCTCCTCCCGGAGGCGGAGCCGGGGACGGTGCTCGACCCCGGCGACATCTTCAGCAACCGGGTCGCCCGTATCCACTTCGAGGGCGATCTCGACCGGGTCGAGCACCTCGTCGCCTCGGTCCTCGCAGACGTAAGGGTCGACGTCGACAGCGTCGGCCACCAGGACAAGGAAGGTGTCCGCGCATGAGCAACGAACTGACCGTCACCCCCACGACCACCCCACGCCCGAGGCCTGACGCGGACACGGCGGCCGGGACCGTCCTCACCGACCACGCGTTCTTCATGCGGTCCGGCAAGCGGCGCGGCTGGCAGGGGATGACCGTGGCGGACCGGGACAGCATCCCGGCGCTGCGGCCCACGGCTGCCGCCGTGCTCTCCGGCCAGACGGTCGTCGGCGAGTTCGCCGCGTACCGGCTCGCGGACGGCACGGTCGCCGTGTTCCGTCCCGACAGCCACATCAAGCGGCTGAACAACGGGGCCCGCCGGCTCGCGATGCCGCAGGTCGACTTCGACCGGGTGTGGAGCTCGGTCCGGGCGATGATCGAGCTGGACGAGGGATGGCTGCCGCAGGAGGCGGGTGCTTGCCTGCGGCTGCGGGCGGTGCTCGCGGCCGACGGCACGGGGCTGGCCGCCGCACCCGCGGACGACTGCCTCTTCTACGTGCTCGGGTCGCTGCCGGCCGCCACGGAGGCGAAGCCGCTGAAGGCCATGACCCTGGACGGGTACGTACGGGCCTGGCCCGGCGGCACCGGTGACCTCAACACGGCGGGCGGTCGCGCGGCGGGCGTGGTGCCCGGCGAGATCGCCGCCAACTACGGCAACGACCACGTGCTGTGGCTCGACGGCCCGCAGGGACGTTTCGTCCAGCAGATCGGCGAGCTGAACGCGTTCTTCGTGATCGACGGCGTGCTGACCACCCCCGCACTCGACCGCACCGTCCTGCCCGGCGTCACCCGGGACTCCGTCGTGAAGCTGGCCCGGGACGCGGGGATCACCCCTGTCGAGCGGCCGGTGGAGCTCGCCGAGGTCCTCAAGGGCATCGCCGACGGCTCCGTCACCGAGTGCTTCGCCACCGGCACGGCCGCTGGGGTGGCCCCGGTGGTCTCCCTCGGCCACCAGGGCGAGGAGTACCGGCTCGGGTCGGAGGAGGCCGGTCCGGTGACCGCCCGCTTCCGGGACCTGCTGACCGGCATCCACCGGGGCGAGTCCGTCGACCGGTTCGGCTGGATGCGGCGGATCACCGAAGTGGCACCCGTCCACGCCTGAGGGAGGAGAGAACCATGGCGTATGTCGTCACCGACGAATGCGTGGGCTGCAAGTACACGGACTGTGTGGACGTCTGCCCCGTGAGCTGTTTTCACGAGGGTCCCGACATGCTCTACATCAACCCCGAGGAATGCATCGACTGCAACGCGTGCGTCTCCGAATGCCCGCCCGAGGCGATCTGGGTGGACATCGACCTGCCGGAGGACAAACTCCAGTGGATCGAGATCAACGGCGAGATGAGCAACAAGTACCCGGTCATCTTCGAGAGCCGGGGCACCAGGGGCGAGCCCACCGAGGCCCCCACCGAGCCTTCCAGCCAGCCTTCCTGACCGAAAGAGCGGGAGCCGAGGTCATGACGACCCACGTCGAGAACCCCTTCATGCTTGGCCTCGACTCGAACTTCTATCTGAAGGACGAGTTCGAGAGCCCCGAGAAGCGCACCAACGTCACCTGGTTCTACCCGAAGATCTGCGCCTTCCAGGACGCCCTCGACTCCGCGGGGAAGAAGGCGGAGTACTTCTCCTTCCTGGACCGCCAGTCCCACCCGGAGCAGACCGACATCCTGCTCTACTTCCACATCCCGTTCTGCGAGGCCTTCTGCAACTTCTGCGCCTGCTTCAAGGAATCGGCGGCGAAGTACCAGGGTGAGCGGCAGAAGCGCTTCGTCCAGGCGATGGTCAAGGAGATCCAGCGCAACGCCCGCTCGAAGTACTTCGAGGGAACGAAGGTCAAGTACGTCCAGTTCGGCGGCGGCACCCCGTCCGCCCTGGAGCAGGAGTCGATGGCCACCATCCTGGAGGCCGTCCACCGCGAGTTCGATCTGAGCGAGGTCGACGGCATCTCCCTGGAAGGCAGCCCGCTCGGGCTTTCCAAGGACGGCTACATCGAGATGCTGAAGTCGCTCGGCATCACCCGCATCTCCTACGGCGTGCAGACCCTCGACGAGGACATCCGCCGCAAGCTCACCATCAAGGCCAGCGTCGAGCAGGTTCACCAGACCGCCGAGAACATCCGCAAGGCCGGCATCCGGACCTTCGCCCTGGACCTCATGTACAACCTGCCGGCGCAGGACGACGAGATCCTCGCCCGGGACCTGGAGGGCATC
It contains:
- a CDS encoding bacilysin biosynthesis protein BacA, with the protein product MNDNSTDLKHDAERALSRVTVIHTLGPSGTNLEKAAHHWLAERGTAGKVVLHAEVEDGLDAMAFDGTEAILACAVYPRLHDLVFMNLRRLEMVDSFILDTHDMVLAGRPDHAAMTTIVSHPAPSSLVAELGDVTLTSSNSLAAALCAAGQYDACVTTGAAAASEGLRLIENFGPVPMVFTLHVGRAFAGDPSSGAGIGQA
- a CDS encoding aminotransferase class IV; the protein is MSNELTVTPTTTPRPRPDADTAAGTVLTDHAFFMRSGKRRGWQGMTVADRDSIPALRPTAAAVLSGQTVVGEFAAYRLADGTVAVFRPDSHIKRLNNGARRLAMPQVDFDRVWSSVRAMIELDEGWLPQEAGACLRLRAVLAADGTGLAAAPADDCLFYVLGSLPAATEAKPLKAMTLDGYVRAWPGGTGDLNTAGGRAAGVVPGEIAANYGNDHVLWLDGPQGRFVQQIGELNAFFVIDGVLTTPALDRTVLPGVTRDSVVKLARDAGITPVERPVELAEVLKGIADGSVTECFATGTAAGVAPVVSLGHQGEEYRLGSEEAGPVTARFRDLLTGIHRGESVDRFGWMRRITEVAPVHA
- a CDS encoding DUF6421 family protein gives rise to the protein MRGSSPVGSDEEIRLAVDAIRGAVEGLHGLMSERQISATCEDLRAWQETGCEGVPHFDRTRDVVPAPEDGEAAAYVGPVTLPNSDRHDVQIEAFSVIRQDPDSTPLLQAAYPHPKAVFQSTRLLSASRGLREGNCVVFFPENIPAATPCTDQSFAWFFFNRHTEIYAHTLSITERLCGPGSPFMGEDELVSVGVDPEDTYQARCVWGYLHDYFHHIGPRPLDQHLAIKTTWRPGLLEELKVDMKSAIACFEEEVPYGPIVFEYILLERLFRYPAQPEPLRNFDAGTGFALGTWLASQGLFTQDDQGRRILGTKARIVQSVRELVRLIEEIERIEDDAAYRAGAVDFLFGTLLRRPATKPDRYGGPIAPLDLWGSEVHV
- a CDS encoding 4Fe-4S dicluster domain-containing protein codes for the protein MAYVVTDECVGCKYTDCVDVCPVSCFHEGPDMLYINPEECIDCNACVSECPPEAIWVDIDLPEDKLQWIEINGEMSNKYPVIFESRGTRGEPTEAPTEPSSQPS
- a CDS encoding branched-chain amino acid aminotransferase produces the protein MSEPHRTAELEAILKDPGFCRHSTGHTAVVDWDADTGWSDPRVEPWRDLAMDPATLGLHYGQAVFEGLKAFRAMDGSVHLFRPEDHGRRLARSAARLAMAEMPAELFARACAALVAGDERWVPDGYGQSLYLRPLLIATEPDLGLRPSKRYRCVILAYPADPCFGAGFRPLSVTTSTETVRAVRGGTGEAKCAGNYAVSLLTRSEAQASGYDEVLWLDGLGRRRIEELSTMNVFLVWRDGTEPRVTTPPCDGTIVRGLTRDSLLTLATDRGIAVAEEHTTIDAVRAGLRSGRLAEVFACGTAGVVVPVGRLGIGGEDMTVDDGGEGPMTALLRNSLLDVQHGRTPDAHGWLQTILRADENGGRRV
- a CDS encoding ATP-grasp domain-containing protein, which codes for MLIVVQPLSAGIRLTARMVAAGVPCLVPTQFPELLPPEVRSGATVVDWHPDAGVAGLIGLVEKAVADAGTAPTGVIAGFEYAVPEAAELARTLGLPALGAGAAEAVRQKDVMRRRCEERGVAVPRSVVVGPGTAGPCPLPFPVVVKPVDCGGSLMVSLCHDQEEYARACAVVHDPGEDVLFHPNPRRTALVEEYVEGPEFSLDGWVDANGPHLASVTTKFLSAPPDFFEMGHIATAPERSPHGDVLERFAREVVAAFDLTVGPFHIETRIDRDRGPVLIEVGARLAGDNIPELVLAGPGVDLCAATADAARGVRHDPGALSPVSAGLAFVTTDRPGTFAGTLTGIGPFTRAAEFRGLLPEAEPGTVLDPGDIFSNRVARIHFEGDLDRVEHLVASVLADVRVDVDSVGHQDKEGVRA